Proteins encoded within one genomic window of Brassica rapa cultivar Chiifu-401-42 chromosome A09, CAAS_Brap_v3.01, whole genome shotgun sequence:
- the LOC103837805 gene encoding thioredoxin reductase 2 isoform X2, with amino-acid sequence METHKAKVCIVGSGPAAHTAAIYAARAELTPILFEGWMANDIAPGGQLTTTTDVENFPGFPDGILGIDLVAKFRKQSERFGAKIFTETVNKVDFSSKPFKLFTNTRTVLAEAVIVSTGAVAKRLSFPGSGEGAGGFWNRGISACAVCDGAAPIFRDKPLVVIGGGDSAMEEANFLTRYGSKVYIIHRRDKFRASKIMQKRALSNPKIEVILNGSVVEAYGDESGKGVLGGLKVKNVVNGAVSDLKASGLFFAIGHEPATKFLDGQVELDEDGYVVTKPGTTKTSVAGVFAAGDVQDKKYRQAVTAAGTGCMAALDAEHYLQEIGSQEGKSD; translated from the exons ATGGAAACTCACAAAGCCAAGGTCTGCATCGTCGGAAGCGGTCCCGCAGCCCACACAGCAGCGATCTACGCAGCTAGAGCCGAGCTCACGCCTATCCTCTTCGAAGGATGGATGGCCAACGACATCGCCCCCGGCGGTCAATTAACCACCACCACCGACGTCGAAAACTTCCCCGGCTTCCCCGACGGTATCCTCGGCATCGACCTCGTCGCGAAGTTCCGTAAGCAATCGGAGCGATTCGGCGCCAAGATCTTCACGGAGACTGTCAACAAAGTCGATTTCTCCTCGAAGCCGTTTAAGCTTTTCACCAATACGAGAACCGTCCTCGCCGAGGCCGTGATCGTCTCCACGGGAGCCGTGGCGAAGCGCCTCAGCTTCCCTGGATCTGGTGAAGGCGCTGGTGGTTTCTGGAACAGAGGTATCTCGGCGTGCGCCGTGTGCGACGGAGCTGCTCCGATTTTTAGGGACAAGCCTCTGGTGGTTATCGGCGGCGGCGATTCGGCTATGGAGGAGGCGAATTTTCTGACTAGGTATGGTTCTAAGGTTTATATAATCCACAGGAGAGACAAGTTCAGGGCGTCTAAGATCATGCAGAAGAGAGCGTTGTCGAACCCTAAGATTGAAGTGATTTTGAACGGTTCGGTGGTTGAGGCGTATGGAGATGAGAGTGGGAAAGGCGTTCTTGGGGGTTTGAAGGTGAAGAATGTTGTTAATGGTGCTGTGTCTGATTTGAAGGCTTCTGGATTGTTCTTTGCGATTGGGCATGAGCCAGCGACGAAGTTCTTGGATGGGCAGGTTGAGCTTGATGAAGATGGTTATGTGGTGACTAAACCTGGTACTACTAAGACTAGCGTGGCTGGTGTGTTTGCTGCTGGTGATGTTCAAGATAAGAAGTACAGGCAGGCCGTCACAGCTGCAGGAACTG GGTGCATGGCCGCCTTGGATGCAGAGCATTACTTACAGGAGATTGGATCTCAAGAAGGTAAGAGTGATTAG
- the LOC103837804 gene encoding thioredoxin reductase 2 — protein sequence MCWISVSQLKSLLSRAGGFLLGSALNAPSLTSSSSSPAAMETHKTKVCIVGSGPAAHTAAIYAARAELKPLLFEGWMANDIAPGGQLTTTTDVENFPGFPEGILGIDIVEKFRKQSERFGTKIFTETVNKVDFSSKPFKLFTDSRTVLADAVIISTGAVAKRLSFAGSGEGAGGFWNRGISACAVCDGAAPIFRNKPLVVIGGGDSAMEEANFLTKYGSKVYIIHRRDTFRASKIMQQRALSNPKIEVIWNSSVVEAYGDESGKGVLGGLKVKNVVTGDVSDLKVSGLFFAIGHEPATKFLDGQLEVDEDGYVVTKPGTTKTSVVGVFAAGDVQDKKYRQAITAAGTGCMAALDAEHYLQEIGSQEGKSD from the exons ATGTGTTGGATCTCTGTGAGCCAATTAAAATCATTATTAAGCAGAGCAGGAGGCTTTCTACTCGGATCTGCTCTAAACGCGCCGTCTCTAACCTCCTCCTCTTCATCTCCCGCCGCCATGGAAACTCACAAAACCAAGGTCTGCATCGTCGGAAGCGGTCCCGCAGCGCACACGGCAGCGATCTACGCAGCTAGAGCGGAGCTCAAGCCTCTCCTCTTCGAAGGATGGATGGCTAACGACATCGCTCCCGGCGGTCAACTAACCACAACCACCGACGTCGAGAACTTCCCCGGCTTCCCCGAAGGCATCCTCGGAATCGACATCGTGGAGAAGTTCCGTAAGCAATCGGAGCGATTCGGCACCAAGATCTTCACCGAGACGGTTAATAAGGTTGATTTCTCCTCGAAGCCGTTTAAGCTGTTCACCGATTCGAGAACCGTCCTCGCCGACGCCGTGATCATCTCCACGGGAGCTGTGGCGAAACGCCTCAGCTTCGCTGGATCTGGTGAAGGCGCCGGTGGTTTCTGGAACCGAGGTATCTCGGCGTGCGCCGTGTGCGACGGAGCTGCTCCGATTTTTAGAAACAAGCCTCTGGTGGTTATCGGCGGCGGCGATTCGGCTATGGAGGAGGCGAATTTTCTGACTAAGTATGGTTCTAAGGTTTATATAATCCACAGGAGAGATACGTTCAGAGCGTCTAAGATTATGCAGCAGAGAGCGTTGTCGAACCCTAAGATTGAAGTGATTTGGAACTCTTCGGTGGTGGAGGCGTACGGAGATGAGAGTGGGAAAGGCGTTCTTGGGGGTTTGAAGGTGAAGAATGTTGTTACTGGCGATGTGTCTGATTTGAAGGTGTCGGGATTGTTCTTTGCGATTGGGCATGAGCCGGCGACGAAGTTCTTGGATGGGCAGCTTGAGGTTGATGAAGATGGTTATGTGGTGACGAAGCCTGGTACGACTAAGACGAGTGTGGTTGGTGTGTTTGCTGCTGGAGATGTTCAAGATAAGAAGTATAGGCAGGCTATTACAGCTGCAGGAACTG GGTGTATGGCGGCCTTGGACGCAGAGCATTACTTACAGGAGATTGGATCTCAGGAGGGAAAAAGTGATTAG